One genomic window of Daphnia pulex isolate KAP4 chromosome 10, ASM2113471v1 includes the following:
- the LOC124203568 gene encoding alkylated DNA repair protein alkB homolog 8-like — MKKVNGKKIARKIVRFCAHLSKDMSVNLLDNFSSSPTNVLCLINAGLLNGFTREEILDIFEHFGEVENLIMLEGKSYCVLSFKKENNSAESYQKLNGSFCLKDESKPLYLCFLKCIDDTLLSFQETSKVWPTGLKLKKNFISLGEEEKLLFFTHTQQSESQTSQLKHRTVKHYGFEFLYGSNKVDKNPLSSGIPVEMEPLVEKFMEFGLVRPNQLTVNHYVPGQGIPLHTDTHSSFEDGIISVSLGSDIVMDFKNNKGGECVSITLPRRSCLIMTNESRYMWSHGITPRKSDVVDAEFGGLTILRREKRTSLTFRKIRTSECDCKFTEWCDSQSSKVVDFSEEAADQIEKNHVFHVYDGIASHFSETRHSPWPNVKAFIMSFPVGSLLVDIGCGNGKYFNCSSSLFSIGTDRSSQLLKICRNRDDHQVVKADCRVSPFRDSIADAAICIAVIHHLTTDERRLKTLIDISRVLVKGGRALIYVWARDQQIGMEKSSYLLQKKSEVSSRAEAYPTAVLPVHENRTNFKHADILVPWKLNFRNSNSEDLENRGSSESNPSTYLRFYHVFKEGELEYLCSRVSNITVCRSFYDQGNWCVEFKKE; from the exons atgaaaaaagttaatGGGAAGAAAATTGCCAGAAAAATTGTCAGGTTTTGTGCTCATCTATCAAAAGACATGTCAGTAAACTTGCTAgataatttttcttcctcacCTACCAATGTATTATGTCTGATAAATGCCGGTTTATTAAATGGATTCACTAGAGAAGAAATATTGGatatttttgaacattttggGGAAGTTGAAAATCTGATAATGTTAGAAGGAAAATCTTATTGTGTTTTAAgctttaagaaagaaaataatagtgCTGAAAGCTACCAGAAACTAAATGGAAGTTTCTGCTTGAAGGATGAATCTAAACCTCTGTACTTGTGTTTTCTGAAGTGTATTGATG ACACATTATTAAGTTTCCAAGAAACTTCAAAGGTTTGGCCCACTGGActtaaattgaagaaaaattttatttcattgggagaagaagaaaaactgttattttttacCCATACTCAGCAGTCTGAATCACAGACTTCACAGCTTAAACATAGAACAGTGAAGCATTATGGCTTTGAGTTTCTGTATGGTAGTAATAAAGTTGACAAAAACCCACTATCTTCTGGAATACCTGTTGAAATGGAGCCACTCGTAGAAAAATTTATGGAATTTGGTTTGGTGAGACCAAATCAGTTGACTGTCAATCATTATGTACCTGGACAAGGGATACCTCttcacacagacacacatagTTCCTTTGAAGATGGAATTATCAGTGTATCACTGGGTTCTGATATTGTTAtggatttcaaaaataataaaggtgGAGAATGTGTCAGTATAACTTTGCCAAGACGTTCGTGCTTAATAATGACAAACGAATCAAG ATACATGTGGAGTCACGGTATTACGCCACGAAAATCTGATGTAGTTGATGCCGAGTTTGGAGGCTTGACCATTCTTCGGCGAGAAAAGCGGACGTCTTTAACGTTTCGTAAAATACGGACGTCGGAATGCGATTGTAAATTTACCGAATGGTGTGATTCACAATCATCAAAGGTCGTAGATTTTTCAGAAGAGGCCGCTGaccaaatcgaaaaaaatcaTGTATTTCATGTTTACGATGGAATCGCATCCCATTTTAGTGAAACAAg GCATTCGCCGTGGCCGAACGTAAAAGCGTTTATAATGAGTTTTCCTGTTGGGTCACTGCTAGTAGACATCGGTTGCGGAAATGGCAAATACTTCAACTGTTCGAGCTCATTGTTTAGTATTGGAACTGACCGATCAAGTCAACTATTAAAAA tttGCAGGAATCGTGATGATCATCAGGTTGTTAAAGCTGATTGTCGCGTTTCGCCGTTTCGAGATAGTATAGCTGATGCTGCGATATGTATCGCCGTCATTCATCATTTGACAACCGATGAACGTCGTTTGAAAACGCTGATTGATATAAGCC gtgtGCTGGTAAAGGGTGGTCGAGCTCTAATATATGTTTGGGCCAGAGACCAACAAATAGGAATGGAAAAATCTTCGTATCTGCTTCAAAAAAAGAGTGAGGTATCTAGTAGAGCAGAGGCATATCCTACAGCGGTTTTACCGGTACACGAAAATCGGACAAATTTCAAGCATGCTGATATTCTTGTTCCATGGAAACTTAATTTCCGAAATTCTAATTCCGAAGATTTAGAGAATAGAGGAAGCTCTGAGTCAAATCCTTCTACCTACCTGAGATTTTATCACGTATTTAAGGAGGGTGAATTAGAATATTTATGTTCCAGGGTTTCGAATATCACTGTTTGTCGTAGTTTTTATGATCAAGGTAATTGGTGTGTTGAGTTTAAGAAAGAATAG
- the LOC124203569 gene encoding tRNA pseudouridine synthase A-like isoform X2 has product MISSLVSAVRQVISLKMRTPDEDLVNQLNSLLPNCIKVFAMRKVTGGFNSKIACDSRSYSYVMPTFAFTSKEVAPTHEYRVTSKILDEVNSLLSVFKGTRNYHNFTSGRPAQDPSCKRYITQFSCGDPFMIKEVEFVKITIKGQSFMLHQIRKMIGLTISVMRGFVPREILDKAFKMERVNVPTAPSLNLLLEEPHYDSYNRRYGGDGIHETLDWSSFDKDIETFCGDFILPIIYNGEMDIQNGSMITWLLTCLPIHTYEFPPDSSEKVTDSTLE; this is encoded by the exons GTATCGGCTGTTCGTCAAgtgatttcattaaaaatga GAACGCCAGATGAAGATTTGGTTAATCAGCTAAATTCATTGCTTCCTAATTGTATAAAAGTGTTTGCCATGAGGAAGGTTACGGGAGGTTTTAATAGCAAAATTGCCTGTGATTCAAGATCTTAT TCTTATGTGATGCCCACCTTTGCATTCACATCAAAAGAAGTAGCTCCCACCCATGAATATCGAGTGACATCAAAAATTCTTGATGAAGTCAACTCATTGCTTTCAGTTTTCAAAGGCACGCGAAATTATCATAACTTCACATCAGGCCGACCTGCTCAAGATCCTAGCTGTAAACGTTATATTACGCAATTTTCTTGTGGCGACCCTTTTATGATTAAAGAAGTGGAATTCGTAAAAATCACCATTAAGG gACAAAGTTTCATGCTGCATCAAATACGAAAAATG ATTGGCCTTACCATTTCGGTGATGCGTGGATTTGTCCCAAGAGAAATACTAGATAAAGCCTTTAAAATGGAACGTGTCAATGTACCCACCGCCCCCAGTTTAAATCTGTTGTTAGAGGAG CCGCACTACGATAGCTATAATCGTCGTTACGGGGGTGATGGAATCCATGAAACTTTAGACTGGAGCTCCTTTGATAAAGACATAGAAACATTCTGCGGTGATTTTATTCTGCCAATTATTTATAATGGCGAGATGGACATTCAAAACGGTTCAATGATAACTTGGTTATTGACATGTTTACCCATTCATACTTACGAATTCCCTCCCGACTCGAGTGAAAAAGTTACGGATTCCACATTGGAATGA